The following is a genomic window from Solanum lycopersicum chromosome 6, SLM_r2.1.
CAGTCTGACATAAGATATGGCAAGTAGTGGTAGGCTTCCTTTAAGTACACATCACATAATATCATTACTATAAGAAACCTCGATTAAAGTAGCCATTTTATTTTAAGGCACCATTCATCTTCTAACTAATCCAATATTTGAAAGGGTCATACCTCCAGAATTACTCAATAGTTAATACACAGCAAAAGGAAACGATAATGAtattgagcagtaaatattaaCATCCCAAATCACTAAGCTATCATACTTTGGAACAGTGGGGTAATTGTATTCCAGGGCATTAACATCTCTTACCAAGATCATAAACTCCTTTCCTCTTGGTTCTATTTTTGACCACCCAAAATTTGTGTAAACACACTCTAGATTACATGGATGGGGCAAAAATAACATATTGAAGTCAAACAGTTATTGACACTATGATGAATTACTTTTTACATGAAATTTTTGATGATGCTTAGGAACACTGAAACAGGTATCACTTACAAGAAAGTTCATCATATTCATCCTTCCCGACAACATAAATGCTTACATCTCCAAGCTTTGTATATACAATGTAAACAGACCTGCAcaaaagaatatttgaaaaaagcTACAATGTGGAGTCACTTTAGAAAACAATACAAGTATGCCGTGATTAGCATAGTatcttataaaaaaagaaacttcTTATACAGTTCAGCTTAACAACATTTGCAGAAGCAAGCAGCTGATATGAGTTCGAAACTAGATAATAGAATCTTCCAGTTGtttccatatgtttaaaattgaGAGCTGAATTGgtaatcaagtacatagagagTAAGAAagacaaatatatatacttatggCAAGCAACAAGAAGTTCTTCATTCTTGACACCCTTAAGATTCTCCGAACCAAGCTTAACTAAAAAAGACCGCCAATGCAGACGCTCCTCTGCAGGTACTCCATTAAAGCTGCATACAAACTATGATATCAGGCAACAATTCATTGCAAGTGAATAGACACATTGGTATTGAAATGGACTGAACTGGAAAAAAATAGCATCTTTCCTATCAGGAAAATCAGCATTTCTCTTACCATTAGCATAAATTATGTTACACAAGTAATTTCTAGAGCTTGGAGGAAAcctaaaataaggaaaattgaatacattttcctttttcattcgTTCCTTTTTCTGCTATACGAATGtagctaaaaaaaaattacttcaaaCAATTTTGAGAACAGGCAAGACTAAACTAGAAGCGGGGCTGATCCCAAATTTAAGGACAGGGATGACCACTGTTTAACAGACAACAGATATATACACATTTTAGgtaaaattaaactattataGTTTAAGTTCGAAACAATTTATAAACAAACATCAATATCCTGGATCTGCCTAAAAAGAACAATTTCCTCAAAAGATCCAATTTTAAGCGCCTCAATCGCCAATGATAAAAGTGAATCATAGGGTTTTGGGTGATGAGAAAAAGACGGAGATGAGCTGTGGATTACCGTTCGACGAGGATGTTGCCCTCGGAGTTGGCGAATAGCACCGCTAGCAGCATTTTTCTTACCCTTTTCCGACGCGATCGCTTGCTGCTCTGACCAACGAAAACGGATCTCAAAGGCCTCGTTTTGTCCCTCAGAAAAttggaaataatatttctttttctattcGAAAAAGCTcgcaatttaattatttagatcTCTAACTACGAGAGACCATGTATATGTTAATTATTATGctttttttatgaaaacttTCACGTATagtcacttaaaaataattaattattatggagcgagactgggagagagaggagagaggcgagagaggaGGGAAAAGAGTTGGAGAAAGGtgaaattgtatatgtatattggttaaataattgtatattatacatatgtaattgtatatatggcaagagaaattgggagagggaggagagaggcgagcaagactgtgagagagaggagaacggtgagcgagagagggcagagagtgggagagaggtgaattgtatatgtatataattgtatataactgtatattatacatatacatttgtataaatggcaagcgagattgggagagggaggagagaggcgagcgagattgggagagggaggagagaggcgagagagattgagagaggaagaagagaggcgagcgagaaagGGCAGAGAGtgaagagaggtgaattgtgtatgtatataggctaaaaaattgtatattatatatatttatttgtgtatcctggcgaattatacatatacaaacatgactaattatacaaactcgaagtcagcccacgtaattaatgaACAATGTTCGTCgtgagtggtaattatagcaaactataactatgatgagtaattaaatagtatttctttcgtttaaaaaaggaatgtccctttttccttttagtttgtttaaaaaagaatgacctttcTCCTTTTTAGGCAACAATTTAACATTAAGTTTCTAGGTGGTATGTTTAATATCACaagattaaatgatattttgatacgtttgatataactttagtttagaaccacaagattagaaaaaaaaatttaagttccGTTTCAAATCAAACTACGTCGTCAATTTTAAAATCGAGAGAGTTTCGTTTCAAATCAAACTaggtcattatttttaaaactgaGAGAGTaagttttaactttaacttaGCTTAATATG
Proteins encoded in this region:
- the LOC101263822 gene encoding uncharacterized protein, with the translated sequence MLLAVLFANSEGNILVERFNGVPAEERLHWRSFLVKLGSENLKGVKNEELLVACHKSVYIVYTKLGDVSIYVVGKDEYDELSLSEAIFVITSALKDVCGKPPTERLFLDKYGKICLCLDEIVWTGLLENIDKDRIKRLVRLKPPTDF